A portion of the Bulleidia sp. zg-1006 genome contains these proteins:
- a CDS encoding type II toxin-antitoxin system HicA family toxin produces MPMTSKEMVKLLLKNGFIEIKCGNGSHRKFQNPVSKKTITVPYHSKDLGKGLEQAILKQAGLKK; encoded by the coding sequence ATGCCAATGACGTCTAAGGAAATGGTTAAACTTCTTCTAAAGAATGGATTTATAGAAATTAAATGTGGGAATGGTTCTCACCGCAAATTTCAAAATCCTGTTTCTAAGAAAACAATAACCGTTCCTTATCACAGTAAAGATTTAGGGAAAGGGCTTGAGCAAGCAATTCTCAAGCAAGCAGGGCTTAAAAAATAG
- a CDS encoding helix-turn-helix domain-containing protein yields MTIDEIKKLIQTGEKIDVEFKESKNALTKDVFDTVCSFNNRNGGHILLGVNDKREIVGVSEDKVDKVIKEFTTAINNPQKMYPPLYLLPETFEIEGKQVIYIRVPEGYQVCRHNGRIWDRSYEGDINITDHSELVYKLYARKQGSYFVNKVYPNLDIDFLDASVIDKAKKMAVSRNKNHVWENMSNEELLRSANLILTDPETKREGITLAAILLFGKDNSIMSVLPQHKTDAIFRVENKDRYDDRDVVITNLIDSYDRLIEFGQKHLNDLFVLDGIVNVNARDRILREIVSNTLAHRDYSSGFPAKMIIDDEKITVENSNLAHGMGALDLQKFEPFPKNPAISKVFREIGLADELGSGMRNTYKYTQLYSGQNPLFEEGDIFRTIIPLKKIATQKVGGGNVPHSVSHDVPHSVPHDRNELIEFIKMQVRLNNKITRQAIAESAGVSVKTIQRALKEIDNLKYVGSGNSGHWELNE; encoded by the coding sequence ATGACGATAGATGAAATTAAGAAGTTAATTCAAACCGGAGAAAAGATAGATGTTGAGTTTAAAGAATCTAAGAATGCTTTAACCAAAGATGTCTTTGATACGGTATGCTCTTTCAATAATAGAAATGGCGGACATATTTTACTTGGTGTAAATGATAAAAGAGAGATTGTTGGTGTTAGTGAAGATAAAGTAGATAAAGTGATTAAGGAATTTACTACGGCAATCAACAATCCGCAAAAGATGTATCCACCACTTTATTTACTGCCGGAAACTTTTGAAATTGAGGGAAAACAAGTTATTTATATAAGAGTCCCTGAAGGTTATCAGGTGTGCAGACACAATGGAAGAATTTGGGATAGGTCTTATGAAGGGGACATCAATATCACAGATCATTCTGAACTTGTATATAAGTTATATGCAAGAAAACAAGGAAGCTATTTTGTTAATAAAGTATATCCGAATCTTGATATTGATTTTCTTGATGCTTCTGTCATTGATAAAGCTAAGAAAATGGCTGTTTCTCGAAATAAAAATCATGTTTGGGAAAATATGAGTAATGAGGAGCTTCTTAGAAGTGCCAATTTGATACTGACAGATCCGGAAACAAAGCGTGAAGGAATCACATTAGCTGCTATTTTGCTATTTGGAAAAGATAACTCTATTATGTCCGTTCTTCCGCAGCACAAAACGGATGCGATATTCAGGGTTGAAAATAAGGATAGATATGATGATAGAGATGTTGTCATAACAAATCTGATTGACAGCTATGACAGGCTGATAGAATTTGGACAAAAGCACTTGAATGATTTATTTGTCTTGGACGGAATTGTCAATGTCAATGCAAGAGACAGGATACTCAGAGAAATAGTTTCCAATACACTGGCTCATAGAGATTATTCAAGTGGTTTTCCTGCAAAGATGATTATTGATGATGAAAAGATTACGGTTGAAAACAGCAACTTGGCTCATGGGATGGGAGCTTTAGATTTACAAAAGTTTGAGCCATTTCCTAAGAATCCTGCTATCTCTAAAGTTTTCAGAGAAATAGGTCTTGCGGATGAACTTGGTTCAGGAATGCGAAATACCTACAAGTACACACAGCTTTATTCAGGACAAAACCCGCTATTTGAGGAGGGAGATATATTCAGAACGATTATTCCTCTAAAGAAGATAGCGACACAAAAGGTTGGTGGAGGAAATGTCCCTCACAGTGTCTCTCACGATGTCCCTCACAGTGTCCCTCACGACAGAAATGAGCTTATCGAATTTATAAAAATGCAAGTAAGATTAAATAATAAAATTACAAGACAGGCTATTGCAGAAAGTGCCGGGGTAAGTGTAAAAACAATACAAAGGGCTTTGAAAGAAATAGATAATCTGAAGTATGTAGGTAGTGGTAATAGCGGACATTGGGAGCTAAATGAATAG
- a CDS encoding phage antirepressor KilAC domain-containing protein — translation MLVCDLAKLIKQNGVNIGGNRLWEWLREKGYIFKHSCEPTQKSMDLKLFEVVERTIQRSGHAPKVTRTTRVTGKGQSRIKKNRRCKGK, via the coding sequence ATCTTAGTTTGTGATTTAGCGAAGCTTATCAAACAGAATGGCGTTAATATTGGCGGTAATCGTTTATGGGAATGGCTAAGAGAAAAAGGCTATATCTTCAAGCATTCATGTGAGCCCACTCAAAAGAGTATGGATTTAAAGCTATTTGAAGTAGTGGAAAGAACAATTCAAAGAAGCGGGCATGCTCCAAAAGTCACTCGAACCACAAGGGTTACAGGAAAAGGTCAGTCGAGAATTAAGAAAAATCGTAGGTGCAAGGGTAAATGA
- a CDS encoding type II toxin-antitoxin system Phd/YefM family antitoxin, with the protein MNINTNNLVSISEANQNFSKVARKVEENGSVIILKNNRPKYLLIDFNEAMEQMDFVMWECLTQH; encoded by the coding sequence ATGAACATCAATACAAATAATTTAGTATCTATCAGTGAGGCTAATCAAAACTTCTCTAAAGTCGCAAGAAAAGTTGAAGAAAATGGCTCTGTGATTATTCTAAAAAATAACCGTCCGAAATACCTTCTCATTGACTTTAACGAAGCGATGGAACAGATGGACTTCGTGATGTGGGAATGCTTGACTCAGCACTAA
- a CDS encoding Cna B-type domain-containing protein, with protein sequence MQTKLKQRFQKFFSIMLTTLMVLTSLAPTVFAQAKQKSIEVGPYDLTIIDSTHDGKTIDYKKEGNPGYNEYLTNPKKFTQPVGKDQKVSKLSLKLAVNLSAKTAIKDGETLEIPAYLGDEFKNATSTAKPIRYGTGDEIGTYVYNKGKFILKFSGDYIKNNDVKDLSTTLRTDDVTISNTTYGTGKNGEKSTLYGKVVDKTIVAGYEKKNADAPAGPGPLSLDNVTIKSFEIIDVANGNKKIDYRTSDSSEYEAYKKDPSKFSNAFCEGQKNSNFKLKLSMTYTAQKPILVGDTLTIPAFAGHEKQNFAKKPLLDGTKHEIGTWEYKDGKIEIKFSGDYIKNQQVKSFTASFETGEMKAYLIDGGKTFHLGERKTQIGKLGKEDLVVGREKEYVVSQNNNETWQTVYKSAPAASDSHIVWRFGLMSDYIRKNIDGKEHHFFNSYLLEHNGEYSPKTLTDVYMEDTFIDCVESPTLKSVNVWISGIDDKGKVVSGSYPVNLPSILKKIEQGNKTKTQIKTSLKKGEYCIYDNKDGTYTLMLKWWDMNDGNAPKYDDIPSIKAAGGVGNYLKKTHDVYSKLKASTINKINNIYKGKIVQNLYMDFHARYVPVKERTEIPNTATISTKQLGNKEVKATGVLTPPAGIADAPADPLTVKLVKSDRKTGATLSQGFKFKLQTTKDGGKTWTKVDVKSDMVEQGKLNTDKTLTPNDKGTIQIKKLNVGKYRFVETAHPKGYEDVTINDAKPNSTQNPTSANSKVITLTNQGSGAYVAMYNNPKGEKVEVKVTKQWVGPEKDTVTVKLLADGKDTGKTLTLTKAEKWQGSFKNLDKHNIDGKEIEYDVKEVAIPNYESKTTGDAKNGFTITNKNVEKVNIPVKKVWNGKKEDKVRVGLLANGKEVAFKDLNESNKWQWTFSGRPKYDDKGKVITYTVKEDKLKGYQTVITGNAKTGFTITNTNVEKVSVSVTKQWVGPAKDSVVVKLKAGGVEKATATLSKANSWKHTFKDLPKYDKDGNKIEYDIEEVSIEGYISGRSGTAESGFTITNTITGKVSVPVTKKWVGKEGTSATVHLLADGQKVAGVTLNKANHWQHTFTNLEKYKNGNEIKYTVEEEKMPLYDISMQGNAKDGFTITNTHVPPKKEVFTGGTTTNIDGKKVNPGQELTYAITYKNTTGKDVKATITDTIPAHTSFVSAENGGQYANGKVTWTADVAKNKSVTVKFTVKVDKDVNGAPVDNKAKVNDGENEYDTNETHNPTPTEPKKEVFTGGTTTNIDGKAVKPGQELTYAVTYKNTTGKDVKATITDTIPAHTSFVSADNNGKYENGKVTWTADVAKDKSVTVKFTVKVDKDVNGAPVDNKAKVNDGENEYDTNETHNPTPTEPKKEVFTGGTTTNIDGKAVQPGQELTYAVTYKNTTGEERDVTITDKLPKHTEFVSADNNGKYENGMVKWTKKLANGESWTVKFTVKVNKDVNGATLTNTAKVNDGVNDYDTNTVKNPTPKTPHNPEPKNPHSPRTGDSSNITLLLMMLLASSAGLGVTYMRRKRV encoded by the coding sequence ATGCAAACAAAGCTAAAACAAAGATTTCAAAAATTCTTTTCCATAATGCTGACAACGCTTATGGTTTTAACATCTTTAGCCCCTACTGTTTTTGCACAAGCGAAACAAAAGTCGATTGAGGTAGGCCCATACGACTTGACCATCATTGACAGTACACACGATGGGAAAACAATTGACTATAAGAAAGAGGGAAATCCTGGATACAACGAGTATCTAACTAACCCTAAAAAATTTACGCAACCTGTCGGAAAAGACCAAAAAGTTTCTAAACTATCTTTAAAACTTGCAGTCAACCTCTCCGCAAAAACAGCGATTAAGGATGGCGAGACGCTTGAAATTCCAGCTTACTTAGGGGATGAATTTAAAAATGCCACCTCTACAGCTAAGCCTATAAGATATGGCACAGGCGACGAAATTGGTACTTATGTTTATAACAAAGGAAAATTTATTTTAAAATTTTCAGGAGACTACATTAAAAATAATGATGTCAAAGACTTATCCACAACACTTCGTACAGATGACGTAACCATTTCAAATACAACTTACGGCACAGGAAAAAATGGTGAAAAATCCACACTCTATGGAAAAGTGGTGGATAAAACCATCGTTGCAGGCTATGAGAAGAAGAACGCCGACGCACCGGCAGGACCCGGACCCCTTAGCCTTGACAATGTAACCATCAAATCTTTTGAAATCATTGATGTCGCAAATGGGAATAAGAAGATTGATTACAGAACAAGTGATAGTTCAGAGTATGAAGCATATAAGAAAGACCCGTCTAAGTTTAGTAATGCTTTTTGTGAGGGACAAAAAAATAGTAACTTTAAGTTGAAATTATCGATGACTTATACGGCTCAAAAACCAATCTTAGTTGGAGATACCCTTACTATTCCGGCATTTGCAGGACATGAAAAGCAAAATTTTGCCAAAAAACCTTTGTTGGATGGAACAAAGCATGAGATAGGCACTTGGGAATATAAAGACGGAAAGATTGAAATTAAGTTCAGTGGCGATTACATTAAAAACCAACAAGTAAAGAGTTTTACTGCCTCTTTTGAAACGGGAGAAATGAAAGCATATCTGATTGATGGTGGAAAAACATTTCATTTAGGAGAAAGAAAAACACAAATCGGTAAACTTGGGAAAGAAGATCTTGTAGTAGGTAGAGAAAAAGAGTATGTAGTATCACAGAATAACAATGAGACATGGCAAACAGTTTATAAGTCTGCACCAGCAGCGAGTGACTCTCATATTGTTTGGCGATTTGGACTAATGTCTGATTACATCAGAAAAAATATTGATGGAAAAGAACACCACTTTTTTAATTCATATTTATTAGAACATAATGGGGAATATTCACCAAAGACACTGACGGATGTATACATGGAAGATACATTTATTGATTGCGTGGAAAGTCCTACTCTGAAATCAGTAAATGTGTGGATTTCAGGTATAGACGATAAAGGGAAAGTAGTTTCTGGTAGCTATCCAGTAAATTTACCGTCTATTTTGAAAAAAATAGAACAAGGAAATAAAACGAAAACGCAAATTAAAACCTCACTTAAAAAGGGTGAATATTGTATCTATGATAATAAAGACGGTACCTATACACTTATGCTTAAATGGTGGGATATGAATGATGGAAATGCTCCTAAATATGATGATATTCCATCAATTAAAGCCGCTGGTGGTGTCGGAAATTATTTAAAGAAAACCCATGATGTGTATAGCAAGCTTAAAGCATCAACTATCAATAAGATTAATAATATATACAAGGGGAAAATCGTTCAGAATCTGTATATGGATTTTCATGCGAGATACGTTCCTGTAAAAGAAAGAACAGAAATTCCAAACACTGCAACAATCAGTACCAAGCAACTTGGTAACAAAGAAGTGAAAGCAACAGGTGTTTTAACCCCACCAGCCGGTATTGCCGACGCACCAGCTGACCCGCTAACTGTAAAACTGGTCAAGTCAGATAGAAAAACAGGTGCAACCCTATCACAAGGCTTTAAGTTTAAACTACAGACCACAAAAGATGGCGGTAAAACTTGGACTAAAGTAGATGTAAAATCGGATATGGTTGAGCAAGGTAAATTAAATACTGATAAGACCTTAACTCCAAATGATAAAGGAACCATTCAGATTAAAAAACTGAATGTCGGAAAATACCGCTTTGTCGAAACAGCCCATCCAAAAGGCTACGAAGATGTAACAATCAATGATGCGAAACCAAACAGTACACAAAACCCTACTTCCGCCAACTCAAAGGTCATCACACTAACCAACCAAGGAAGCGGAGCCTATGTAGCTATGTACAATAATCCAAAGGGAGAAAAGGTAGAAGTTAAGGTAACGAAGCAGTGGGTAGGACCTGAAAAAGACACTGTCACCGTAAAACTATTGGCAGATGGAAAAGATACAGGCAAAACCCTTACTCTTACAAAAGCTGAAAAATGGCAAGGCAGCTTCAAGAACCTAGATAAACACAATATCGACGGGAAAGAAATCGAGTACGATGTCAAAGAAGTCGCCATCCCTAACTATGAAAGTAAAACAACAGGGGACGCAAAGAATGGCTTTACCATTACCAATAAGAATGTAGAGAAAGTAAACATTCCGGTTAAAAAGGTTTGGAATGGTAAAAAAGAGGATAAGGTAAGAGTAGGACTACTTGCGAATGGTAAAGAAGTAGCCTTTAAGGATTTGAATGAATCGAATAAATGGCAGTGGACATTTAGTGGTCGTCCAAAGTATGACGATAAGGGTAAAGTAATCACCTATACCGTTAAAGAAGATAAGTTAAAGGGCTATCAGACTGTCATCACAGGAAACGCAAAGACAGGTTTTACGATTACCAACACCAATGTAGAAAAGGTATCCGTTTCGGTAACGAAGCAGTGGGTAGGACCTGCAAAAGATTCAGTTGTTGTAAAACTAAAGGCAGGAGGTGTAGAAAAAGCTACCGCCACTCTAAGTAAAGCGAATTCTTGGAAACATACCTTTAAAGACCTTCCAAAGTATGATAAGGATGGAAATAAGATTGAGTATGATATTGAAGAAGTAAGTATAGAGGGATATATCTCAGGTAGGAGTGGTACAGCAGAATCAGGCTTTACCATTACCAATACCATTACAGGTAAAGTATCCGTACCGGTTACCAAGAAATGGGTAGGAAAAGAAGGAACTTCAGCAACCGTTCATCTTTTAGCAGACGGTCAGAAAGTAGCCGGTGTTACTCTGAATAAGGCTAACCATTGGCAACATACCTTCACCAACCTTGAAAAGTATAAGAACGGAAATGAGATAAAGTACACCGTAGAAGAAGAAAAGATGCCACTTTATGACATCAGTATGCAAGGAAACGCAAAAGATGGCTTTACCATCACCAATACCCATGTCCCACCTAAGAAAGAAGTATTCACAGGTGGTACAACAACCAACATTGATGGTAAGAAGGTCAACCCCGGACAAGAACTGACTTACGCCATTACCTACAAGAACACAACAGGTAAAGATGTTAAAGCAACCATCACTGACACTATCCCAGCACATACCAGCTTCGTATCAGCAGAGAATGGTGGACAATACGCAAATGGTAAGGTGACATGGACAGCGGATGTTGCTAAAAACAAGAGTGTTACCGTTAAGTTCACCGTCAAAGTGGACAAGGACGTGAACGGAGCCCCTGTCGATAACAAAGCTAAGGTAAACGATGGTGAAAATGAGTATGATACGAATGAAACTCATAATCCAACACCAACTGAACCTAAGAAAGAAGTATTCACAGGTGGAACGACTACCAACATTGACGGTAAGGCAGTGAAACCTGGACAAGAATTGACTTACGCCGTTACCTACAAGAACACAACAGGTAAAGATGTCAAAGCAACCATCACTGATACCATCCCTGCTCATACAAGCTTCGTATCAGCTGATAACAATGGCAAGTATGAAAATGGTAAAGTCACATGGACAGCTGATGTTGCCAAAGACAAGAGTGTTACGGTTAAGTTCACCGTCAAAGTGGACAAGGACGTGAACGGAGCCCCTGTCGATAACAAGGCAAAGGTAAACGATGGTGAAAATGAGTATGATACGAATGAAACTCATAACCCTACACCAACTGAACCTAAGAAAGAAGTATTCACAGGTGGAACAACGACCAACATTGACGGTAAGGCAGTCCAACCTGGACAAGAACTGACTTATGCCGTTACCTACAAGAATACGACGGGAGAAGAGCGTGATGTAACCATCACCGATAAGCTACCAAAGCATACTGAATTCGTATCTGCCGATAACAACGGCAAGTATGAAAACGGAATGGTTAAGTGGACAAAGAAGCTAGCTAATGGTGAAAGCTGGACGGTTAAGTTCACAGTCAAGGTAAATAAGGATGTTAACGGAGCAACGCTTACTAATACAGCAAAAGTCAACGATGGAGTAAATGATTACGATACCAATACGGTGAAGAATCCAACACCAAAGACTCCTCATAATCCTGAACCAAAGAATCCACATTCACCAAGAACAGGAGATAGCAGTAATATTACACTGTTGCTCATGATGTTACTGGCTTCGAGTGCAGGACTAGGTGTGACTTACATGAGAAGAAAAAGAGTGTAA
- a CDS encoding BRO family protein: protein MKTEVWNGHQIRFVEVSGEWYAVAVDICKALGLKQITRALSTVDGVTKSKVGVVTGTKGDGTPITQTVETNVIPEFGIYQLVFKSRKEEATDFDFALVLPSRRILDAFEATLAEVVLLFLAIIIHLLSAPPSVYSGKRRTQKG from the coding sequence ATGAAAACAGAGGTATGGAATGGTCATCAAATAAGGTTTGTTGAGGTAAGCGGTGAATGGTATGCGGTAGCAGTAGACATTTGTAAAGCACTTGGATTGAAACAAATTACTAGAGCTTTATCAACGGTAGACGGGGTTACTAAAAGTAAGGTAGGGGTAGTTACAGGAACAAAAGGAGATGGAACACCAATTACCCAGACAGTAGAAACAAATGTAATTCCAGAATTTGGTATTTACCAGCTTGTATTTAAGTCAAGAAAAGAAGAGGCAACAGATTTTGATTTTGCGCTTGTTCTTCCGTCACGAAGAATACTAGATGCCTTTGAAGCAACTTTAGCAGAAGTAGTTTTACTATTTTTAGCCATTATTATTCACCTCCTTTCCGCTCCGCCATCAGTATATAGCGGAAAAAGGAGAACACAGAAAGGATAG
- a CDS encoding helix-turn-helix domain-containing protein codes for MNTQVLKGLLVVKGYTYSDISNKLGISLTAFTRKMNGVTQFKQDEIKNISSILNLSDSQIILVFFQ; via the coding sequence ATGAATACTCAAGTGTTAAAAGGATTATTAGTGGTAAAGGGATATACCTATTCAGATATTTCAAATAAGTTAGGTATTTCATTAACAGCGTTCACAAGAAAAATGAATGGCGTAACCCAATTTAAACAGGATGAAATCAAGAATATATCATCTATCTTAAATTTAAGTGATTCTCAAATCATCCTTGTTTTTTTTCAATAA
- a CDS encoding type II toxin-antitoxin system HicB family antitoxin, producing MLNVSYPAVFHHENSSYWVEFPDLPGCFTQGSTLEEAYSFAKDALGTYLDTSEDIYTQDFKQPSSFEDIAKEYPSETVMLVDFDSIVYAKHTKSRPVKKTLSIPEWLNNEANKHGINFSQVLQDALKEKLNLQ from the coding sequence ATGTTAAACGTTTCTTATCCTGCTGTTTTCCATCATGAAAATTCTAGCTATTGGGTTGAATTTCCCGATTTACCAGGTTGTTTTACTCAAGGTTCTACTTTAGAAGAGGCTTATTCCTTCGCTAAAGACGCTTTAGGCACTTACCTTGATACCTCTGAAGATATTTATACTCAAGATTTCAAACAACCTAGTTCATTTGAAGATATTGCCAAAGAATATCCAAGTGAAACTGTTATGCTCGTTGATTTTGACTCCATTGTTTATGCAAAGCACACTAAGTCACGTCCTGTTAAGAAAACACTTTCTATCCCGGAATGGCTAAATAATGAAGCAAATAAGCATGGCATTAACTTTTCACAAGTACTCCAGGATGCCTTAAAAGAAAAACTAAATCTTCAATAA
- a CDS encoding LexA family transcriptional regulator, translating into MDSMLKKRRTELGLTLEEVGDYCGVGKSTVRKWEVGIIKNMKRNQISKLSEILQLSPLDLINYNSEDYLTEIPMSNIVFDDYFPLRYYSGLSAGSFEELLEAEPDSVVYVPIIFQGRKKHLHAFKVNDTSMNNVIPDGSIVVIEDTHNNTMRYSDGTIIIAFMDGTATVKRLYSSGNQIMLMPDSSDKSHMPILITQEQQLIIIGKVIWHMNPEDIADKCY; encoded by the coding sequence ATGGATAGCATGTTAAAGAAAAGACGAACGGAATTGGGGCTAACTTTAGAGGAAGTTGGAGATTATTGTGGAGTTGGAAAATCGACAGTTAGAAAATGGGAAGTTGGTATTATAAAAAATATGAAAAGGAATCAGATTTCAAAATTATCTGAAATTCTTCAATTATCACCTCTTGATTTAATAAATTATAATTCAGAAGATTATCTCACCGAAATACCAATGTCTAATATTGTTTTTGATGATTACTTCCCTCTCCGCTATTATTCGGGGCTTTCTGCCGGTAGCTTTGAGGAGCTTCTGGAAGCTGAACCGGATAGCGTAGTTTATGTTCCTATCATCTTTCAAGGGCGTAAAAAACATTTACATGCTTTTAAGGTAAATGATACATCCATGAACAATGTTATCCCGGATGGCTCTATTGTGGTCATAGAAGACACGCACAACAACACTATGCGATATTCCGACGGAACAATCATTATCGCCTTCATGGACGGCACAGCAACCGTTAAACGTTTATATTCAAGTGGAAATCAAATAATGCTCATGCCGGATAGCTCCGATAAAAGCCATATGCCCATCCTTATTACTCAAGAACAGCAATTAATTATTATCGGAAAAGTCATCTGGCACATGAACCCGGAGGATATAGCGGATAAGTGTTACTAA
- a CDS encoding AbrB/MazE/SpoVT family DNA-binding domain-containing protein: MKDIFMDTAKVMAKGQVTIPKRIRELLNLENGDYVTFVVNKDRVEIQNSNVFIEEKIKK; this comes from the coding sequence ATGAAAGATATATTTATGGATACCGCAAAAGTTATGGCAAAAGGACAGGTTACCATTCCAAAAAGGATAAGGGAACTTTTAAATTTAGAAAATGGAGACTATGTTACTTTTGTGGTTAATAAAGATAGAGTCGAAATTCAAAATTCCAATGTTTTTATTGAAGAAAAGATTAAGAAATAA
- a CDS encoding type III toxin-antitoxin system ToxN/AbiQ family toxin: MAEAIKYGFYTVNPDYLEYLNQIDSEVYYNPSYRNSIKPFVGIIVGIENYNYFIPISSAKEKHKRWKNVSDEHFLIYEVIDNNITITGDIYKYYSDEEKMHILSILDIKKMIPVPTDCYERIEFDDLEDIRYKDLFEKEYAFCLKIKTKVLKKVEKLYQKQKETGIIRRANCNFSELERAMLDWK, encoded by the coding sequence ATGGCAGAAGCGATTAAATATGGATTTTATACTGTAAATCCTGATTATCTTGAATATCTAAATCAAATAGATTCAGAAGTTTATTACAACCCTTCGTATAGAAATAGTATTAAACCATTTGTTGGAATTATTGTTGGGATAGAAAACTATAATTATTTTATTCCAATATCTTCTGCAAAGGAAAAACACAAAAGATGGAAGAATGTTTCTGATGAGCATTTTTTGATTTATGAAGTAATTGACAATAACATTACTATAACTGGAGATATATACAAATATTACTCTGATGAAGAAAAAATGCACATATTATCTATATTGGATATTAAGAAAATGATACCTGTACCGACCGACTGCTATGAAAGAATTGAATTTGATGATCTTGAGGACATCAGATACAAAGACTTATTTGAAAAAGAATATGCTTTTTGCCTTAAGATAAAAACAAAGGTCTTGAAAAAGGTAGAAAAGTTATACCAAAAGCAAAAGGAAACAGGAATTATCAGAAGAGCAAATTGTAATTTTTCAGAGTTAGAAAGAGCAATGCTGGACTGGAAGTAA
- a CDS encoding MATE family efflux transporter translates to MKVKLEQSEKQLLYDIGISIENREYEDDELLQIADEVYLEESCNVEKNEKPANSRLIGYNFGANKYHRIVETVKLTSGVMVAISSLFLIFIEFYPKLFVCPYTSDTRLLEITGHNIRIYLLGITFVGIHSIATTYFQSIRRPKISSLLYILRYGGILIPLLYMVPKIMGINGVYLSNALSDTISGAVALIFLYIDIHSLSKRQRLFEDL, encoded by the coding sequence ATGAAAGTAAAACTTGAACAATCTGAAAAACAGTTACTCTATGATATTGGGATTTCAATTGAAAATAGGGAATATGAGGATGATGAACTTTTACAAATTGCTGATGAAGTCTATTTGGAAGAATCGTGTAATGTCGAAAAGAATGAAAAACCGGCAAATTCCCGACTCATAGGATATAATTTCGGTGCTAACAAGTACCACAGGATTGTAGAAACAGTAAAACTCACAAGTGGTGTAATGGTGGCTATAAGTTCACTATTTTTAATATTTATAGAGTTTTATCCAAAGCTTTTTGTATGCCCCTATACTTCTGATACCAGACTACTTGAGATAACGGGTCATAATATAAGGATATACCTTCTTGGTATAACTTTTGTGGGCATCCATTCTATTGCGACAACCTACTTTCAGTCTATAAGAAGACCTAAAATATCATCTTTATTGTATATACTGAGGTATGGAGGTATCCTAATACCCCTCTTGTATATGGTACCAAAAATAATGGGCATAAATGGAGTATACCTTTCAAACGCCCTGAGTGATACAATATCTGGTGCTGTAGCATTGATATTCTTGTATATAGATATACATAGTTTAAGCAAAAGGCAAAGACTCTTTGAAGACCTTTAA
- a CDS encoding BRO family protein — protein MKLQVFNFNNQPVRTVQLNNQPYWVLKDVCEVLELSNPTVVASRLEDDERAKFNLGRQGEAIVITESGLYAVILRSDKPNAKEFRKWVTSEVLPAIRKNGAYLTDEKAYDITHNPQSLADLLLQAGEQLKRKELIIKELKPKALFADAVD, from the coding sequence ATGAAACTACAAGTATTCAATTTTAACAATCAACCTGTACGAACAGTACAACTAAACAATCAACCTTATTGGGTATTGAAAGATGTATGCGAGGTATTAGAACTCAGTAATCCAACCGTAGTAGCAAGTCGATTAGAAGATGACGAACGGGCTAAGTTCAACTTAGGTCGTCAAGGCGAGGCAATAGTCATCACAGAAAGTGGCTTGTATGCCGTCATTTTAAGAAGTGATAAACCAAATGCAAAGGAATTTAGAAAGTGGGTAACATCTGAAGTACTACCAGCCATTAGAAAAAACGGTGCATATCTAACGGATGAAAAAGCCTATGACATAACCCACAATCCGCAATCACTAGCTGACTTGCTTTTGCAAGCAGGAGAGCAATTGAAACGAAAAGAGCTCATCATCAAGGAGCTTAAGCCTAAAGCCTTGTTTGCGGACGCTGTGGATTAA